The following DNA comes from Hyalangium minutum.
CCCATCGGATGTACACCTCTCCGCCGGACCCGACTGCGACGGCCGTGATTGCTGACGCATTGTAGATTGCTGACGCATTGTAGTCGCTCCTCCACAGCTCGTTCCCGCTCGTCCCGTCGTCGGCGCGGAATATCAGCTGGCCGCCGACGTCGGTAAGGAAGGAGGGCTCGGAGCCCTCGGGGCCGGGCCGCACGTCCATGACCATGACGGCAGGACCAGATACAACCGGAGGGGGCTCCGGCGTCTGGGCCAGTGCGGCGCTTCCGGACAACAGAAACAGCGAGGACAGCAGGCGAGACGGTGAGCAAAGACGATTCATGAGGACTCCCAACCGCGTGGGAAAGAAGCCCACGCGAGGGAAGGTGGGAGGCGGTCAGGCCCGAAGTCCATCGCCTCACGGTCCCCCAGGGGGATTTCACACTGAACACTCGCTGGTGCCGGCCGTCCACGAGCGCCCCGCATGCTGCCACCCGGCCTCAATGACACGCCCGAGAAGCGGCGCCTGTTGCGCCGTCGTTACGGTGCGTCAGCCATGTCTTCGAGCTGCCCCTCGGCGAGGGCGCGGTAGTGGGGCACGACTTCCACCTTGAGCACGTCCCGCATCTCCTGGCGGGCGCTGCCGAAGTGAGTCTGCCCCAGTTCCGTGGCTCTCCCGCACTTCGTGTGGTTCCCCTCGAAGGCGAAAGGGAGACACGGCGAGCTGCCGACCACACTCATCCATCAGGGAAGTCTGGTCTTGGGTCTGTCGTCATCTACGCCCCAGTGACTCTCCCCTCGGAAAGCGAGCGGAAGAACGGCCATGCGCGCAGCTTCCTCCTCGGCCCCCCTCCACATAAAGTGCGGGAGAGCCGGTATACCTCGCTCCTCGAAATGGGAAAACCGGACCCGACCTCCAGGCGTCAGTCGAGACGACGGGATGCGCCGGCGGGCGAGCGCTCAGCCGATGACGAACTTGTCGCGGTGCTGATTAATGAATTGATCAAGCGACGTCAGCGGCACACCCCAGCTACGAACGGCATTGAGGTCCACCTTATAGCCCTCGACATTGTCCCATACCTGGCCCCTGACGTGCAGCGGATGGTAGCCTTGCGCGAGCATCTCATCTTCCGAGAAGGTGACGGCCGAAACCGGCTTTCCGGTGCCCTTCGCGATCTTGGCTGCAACCTCGACCAAAGTGGCGCATTCCGCAGAGAGGTCAATCTCATGACCGTGGAAACGCTCAGGGTCGGCGAAGGCGGCCGCCGCGAATGCGCCGATGTCCTGCGCGGCGATCCAGTCGAGGCCGGTGTCCGCTTCGATCGCAGTCTCGAACCGACCGTGTTCGCGGAGCGAAGCGAACATGAAATCCACCATCGGCGGCACCAAGTCCTCCATGATGAGGGCAGGCTTCAGGATCACCCAGTGGCGGAAGCCCTGCGTCTTGACCATGTCGTTCACGGCCGCCTTGTTCTGCCAGTACAGCGGCTCCCAGCGGCCCTCGTCCCAGCCGACGAAATTCTCGTGATCGCCTGCCCGGGCGACGGAGGTGTGAACGATCACGTTGACGT
Coding sequences within:
- a CDS encoding NmrA family NAD(P)-binding protein; this translates as MSNPDIRPILVAGATGKQGGAVVRALLQAGRPVRALTRDPASAAGQALAAQGVEVVKGDFTDSASLDAALAGVEGVFSVQMGSQPSDPYTEIVTGKALVEAAKRADVNVIVHTSVARAGDHENFVGWDEGRWEPLYWQNKAAVNDMVKTQGFRHWVILKPALIMEDLVPPMVDFMFASLREHGRFETAIEADTGLDWIAAQDIGAFAAAAFADPERFHGHEIDLSAECATLVEVAAKIAKGTGKPVSAVTFSEDEMLAQGYHPLHVRGQVWDNVEGYKVDLNAVRSWGVPLTSLDQFINQHRDKFVIG